Sequence from the Canis lupus baileyi chromosome 24, mCanLup2.hap1, whole genome shotgun sequence genome:
CATAAATCGTTCatacgttttgttttgtttttgctcgTTTAATTTTCTGGTTTGAGTTTCCTCTTTAAGTCCATGGCTATCTTCAAAGCTGTTTATTCCCATAtagttaagatttattttaactatctttctcttatttttttctaatcattttaGATATTAATTAGATAATATTTCTTATGAAGTCCCTACATTAAATAATTTGATAGGTTTTCTTTATGGTCAGAATTGCCTAATGGAAGAATAATGCAGGccacatacataatttaaaaaaattagtaggcATGCtatgaaaaaggcaaaatgaggGTTAAAATTATACTTCATTTCATCAAATATGTATAAACATACTTTCAAcatactaaatataaaattattaatgagatattttacattcttttgccttcatactaagtcttcaaaatctggtaTTTTACACTTATAGCGTATCTCAATTtggactggccacatttcaagtgctcagtagtcacatgtagctagtggctatTATTTTGGGcaagatgtgattaacatttgtaaatgttccaaagatacacttaaaaatgtgtgtttaaaatttttctatttaaaaaacctCAATATGCCcaattattaaaatgtcttaaaGTACTTCCTTATTTAATTGGTGTGCTCCATGGGATGGTGCTTGTGAGTCCTTGTAGAGAATCCACTACAGGGTCCTTGAGATGGTCATCTCTGTACCAGACAAAGTGCTGTTTTCTCTACCGTGTTTTCCCTACTCTGGTCTTTCCATAGATAAGGAATACTGAGTGGTATACAGGACAGTGATTTTGGcgctgacattttttaaaagaggttttcagttttgaaaattctttaaatattttacatttatgtaaaaGGGAAACTTTCCACTTAGCAGCACTAATCCAGATCTATAACTAAATGTTGTGTGccttcaacaaatgctgttaaaacccctggcaaccaccattctactttgtctTCATGAACTTGACCACTCTAGGtaccttatataaatggaatcatatagtatttgtcttttttcaactgacttatttcacttcaccTAATATCCTCAAGGCGCATTCATGTTGCAGCGTGTCagaatttccttactttttaaggctgaataatattccatcatacgGATTGAGCACATTTTGCTTATACAGTCATCCACTGACTTGTGGGTTGCTTCCACTAGAGCCGTTAAATCCATGACCTGTGTGTAGCCCGATTGCCACTCTTACTGGACCCAACTAAAGACTTTTCTGACCAATGGAGACATGCTAACTGATTGTATAGGCACAAATGCACTTGGTCTGTCCTATACAAAGTGGCATTTTTTAACCCTTAATTGGCATAACCATCATGAAAACGTGCACCCTTTTCTATGACTTCAAAACTCTTGAcatctcttctctccctgctcctccttccctctccaccaaCAACTCTTGAGTATCTTCACTGGTATAAGTTCCCTAGCCTGGCAAGCAaatgaactcattttttaaaagccctggTGTAGTCTGTTTTATTGTTACTTCTTGTACAGTTAGTGGGCGAGAAGCActgcctgggtacctcagtgaCCATTTGATTTAGTTTTAACAGACTGTGTACCCTGTGGGACAGTAGTGGCTGAATCCTACGTTCCTGCTGTGAATTGTTCACATGCCATTCCATGGGGACTGGGCTCTACTGGGACCAAACTCAACATCATACATTCCTAGTTACTGCTGTGCTCAGGTCACATGACCTTCCTGTAAAGAATTACAACTATGCTGCATTTTTAGTCTGTTCAGTTCAGTTGCTTTTTTGCTCCCATGCCTCATGCAAACTTCTCCTTAGACATGACCAAGGAGGATGGCACACTTTGTGATGGACTATCCCAAGGCAACCATGGCCAAAATGGTTTTCACTGTGGGTATAAACTGTGCCAACAGAAATTTACTCTTTCAGACGTATATTGCCTCACCCAATCAGTAATCCAAGCTTTCCAATATTCTTAGCTTTTGTCAACTTAATTTGAGACAAGAAACATCCTGTGCATGGCGATGGGATAGTTTCGTGTAGCCTCAGGGAAACACTTCCCACACTTCCATCAATAGTCATACAACTAAGTTGGGTATGGGCTAGCAACTGGATTTGTATTGTTTTGAGTCATCACTACCACTGTTTGTTTCTTAAGTGACCTGAATAAAATCCTCAGGATGCTATTAACTAATCGTGTAACCGTGAGGGATTCACTTAAGCATTTTGCCTAAGCCTTTAGAGGAAACATGTTCCTGCTTACACCGACTTCAGTCCACTGGATGgggatttcagacttctgacgtCCAGATCATCAAGAGAATAAATCTGCATTGATTTAAGCCACCGAATCTGTGGTAATTCGTTACAGGAGCCATAGGAAATGAATACACCCACTTTGCCAGGtttccctgtttttaaaaaaggtgtaGGCTTAATATTATATTTCAACGGAAAACTCTCAGTAGTCACCAGCATTTATGTGGGGCTAAAAACCATCCTGAAGCCAGAAATATTACTATATTCATACCTTTTACCACCATGTGTTGGAGAAGAAAAACTGAAGTAAGACCATTTATCTTGGCAATGTTACCTTCAGAGCAAATTACCTGGCTCTCATTTCAAACACGATGGAAAGACAAGGTTCAAGGTGCTGGAAACATTCTGTCCTAATACTAGGAAACAGTCACCGTCTGCCTCGGGATTATGTTTAATATATAGCAAAGTGCCTACAGGTATTTGCAACCGTCTTAGAGACAAACAAACGGAGGTCCTATTCGTGTGGTCCCAACAATAATGACAAATAGGCACTGGCACGAACTGTTTATAAATTCTTGAGTACAGCTGTTCTGAAAGTAGAGTTCACTTgaaatcttccagaaaaaaaaaaaaaaagccaacaaaacaaaaccgaaccaaacaaaaaaccaaagtcCTGCCATTCCACACAACGTGCTCTAAAATGAAACGTGGACTGGAAATCACTTGGTGTCAAGGCGCAGCAACTGCTCTTTGCCATTTATCACCAGGGACTTCAACTCTCCGtcttcctccacctccacccGTTCTTGGCCATTCTCGACGGTTCTCTTGGTGGTGATCTTCTTGCCATTAACGATTTCGGTGGAAGTCGACACGGATTTGAAGTTGCCCGTCCCGCCGCTACCGTAGGACATGGAGAAGGAAGACAGGCCTCCGTTCCCCAGGGAACTGAATCCCGTATCCAAAGAGGAAAAACCTCCCCCGAATGCTGGAAATTCACTGAAGGCGGAGAAGAAGGGGACGGTccccctgccgccgccgccgccccgggagcTCCTCCGCCCGCCCACGACGCTCTCCAGCGGGTCTCCGAAGAAGTCGAAGGCAGAAAACGGGTCTTGGCCCCCGAAGAACTCCCTGAAGACCTCGGCCGGGTCGCGGAAGGTGAAGACGTACTCGAAGGGGTCGTGGCAGGgcccgctgccgccgccgccctccACTCCCGCCTCGCCGTACCGGTCGTACACGTCCCTCTTCCGGGCGTCCGACAGCACCTCGTAGGCCTGGGCCACTTGCTTGAACCGCCTCTCCGCCTCCTCCTTGTTCTCAGGGTTTTTGTCGGGGTGCCACCTGAGCGCCAGCTTGCGGTACGCCTTCTTGATGGCCTCGGCCGACGCCCGGCGGGGCACGCCCAGCACCTCGTAGTAGTCCACCATGTCGGACAGCCCCCGGCTCGGCCCGCGGGCCACCCGCACGACACGCGGCGCCCCCGGTGGCTCCTCCGTGGCGCGGGCCCGACTGCGGGGCGACACCCGGAGCGGGCGCCTTTGTGACGTAGCTCGCATCTCATTGGTCGACGCCTTACCCAGAATGCACTGCGGGCGAGGCTCGCCGCTCCTCTGGGCTCTCTGTCACGTGTCTCGCACGGCCGCGGACGCCCCGCCCACTGAGGCCCCGCCTTCTCTCTGGCCCCGCCCACCCGGCCCTCGCGCGCTGTGGGGAATGGGGGGGGTGGGCTGCGATCTGCAAATCCCCCgcagaaaaaagaggaaattagcAGGGACTAGGGCCCTGCTCCCGCGCTGGGCCCTGGCATGGAGGGAGACCGATTTTGCTAAAGCAGGCTTTCCTCAGGCTCACCCTCAGCCCGTGGGGCAGAGTGATGGGGCGCGTTTCTTCTGGACAGCCCGCCCCATCATTTGTCCAGAACAGCAGTTCTCTGGGTTTTTGGCTTCAGGacccttttgctttttttttttttttttttaagattatttatttattagagatacagagagacagagagagaagcaggctccatgcggggagcctgatgtgggactcgatcccgagtgtccaggatcacaccctgggctgaaggtggcgctaaaccgctaagtcaccggggctgccctttctttttttttttctttttctttttttttagtgtaggTTGTATCTGTCAGTACTTCTTATTCCATTAGAAATGAAAGCAATCGAAAAATCCATCAGTTTAAAAGCAATGAAGCCATTACATGCTAACAGGACTCCTATTTTTATGGGAAAAtaactttttccaaaaaaaaaaaaagatgtatttatttattttagagagcatgcatgtgcaaGGGAGCAAGGGAGGGGGAAGAGTATAcgatgagggagagggaaagaatcccaagcagactactCTCTGATTGTGGAGCCTGCATGGGGCTAGGTCTCAGGCCTCTGACCTCATGACCCCAGCAGGAATCAAGAATCCTGTGCTTCGttgactaagccacacaggtgcccccaaatcacttttccaaaacaaaaaaatcggTGAAGGATGGCATCATATTAcgttttttcttcctcatctctgTGGTTTAAGACAAGAGAATGGGattcttctctttgcttctgcAGTCAATCTATCATGGGTGATGAGGCCACTGAGAAATTCCACTGCACCTGtaagagagcatgtgagtgaaAAAGCCAAATATCATTATGGAAATAGTTTTGACTTTGCAAAATTCCCCTAAAAAATTTCTTGGGTATACCAAGGGTGTCCTGGCCCAGAGTTTGAGAACTCCTGGTCTAGTGTATCAAAATGACCAAGACTTGATGGCCATGTTTATAGTGCTGTGGGTCAACCTGGGTGCAGTGATTATTTCCACTAAAACTGCTATACCATGATCTTTCTTTTTGGTGTGTTTGGACATCTGACCTCTCTCTACTTTCTTCTTATTCTCTGACACTATATTTTTTGCTTTGGTATATGGCAAGGCAATACCAATAAAGGTCATTTAGTTCTAGGAGGAAAATGATTAACCAGTGAACTCTGTAATATTTCATCATAAAGGGTAGTAGATTCAGTAAGGCACTCTATGTCACCAGAGCGAACTTTATGTTACCTTGAGGGACGGAGTTCAATCCTGGAGCTGGCACCTAATAATCACGCAATAAACAGTAATAGGGAGTAGATTGGGAGTAGGGTCTAGCGTGAATAAAGCAACGTGGGAAGGGCATGTTTGGGGAAGGTCAAGTGATTCAGAATGAGTGGAGGGAAAGTTGGAAGCATGGGTCGAGGTGAAAGGACTGGAGAGGAGGAATGAGCTCAGACAGGTGGGCCGAAAGTCCATCCTAAGGAATTTTGCAGGCAAGGCTACGTCTTATTCTGGGTCCTAGGAAGCTGTTGACCAATGCTTCATGGATGGTGATGGGGTGGGATAGTGCAGGGCGCAGCTGATGCTGGAACTTAGCAAGGATAGATGGGAGTTGGAGGCCCTGGGAGTCTGAGGCCCGGAAACAAGACTATGGCAGCTGGGTTTCAGAGACAGTGGATTAAGCACTCGCTTGCCTGGATATGGGGTCCACAGCAAAGGAGAAGGGAAGTCATATAGATacaaaaacatttactgagtgcttactgtcTTCAAAACCATGGACTGGCATCTGTGCTGAAAGCCTGCTTTGTAAGGGCAGAGTCGTGTCCCAAACCGTCCAGGTATGCAGAAGCCTCATAAAGTCCTGAGGCTCTATGtgatacaggaaaataaaaaaaatcatcgtGGTGGTGATTGTGTGTGTTTACCGCCCTTTTGCTCTGGGTAATTTACAGATGAACTCTTATGACATTGAGAGTTCAGAAGAATTATTGCCCTTAATGTTTAAACTGGACTATGAATTTCAGAATTGCAGATAGGGGCATACCAGTGAGTCAAAGCATTGCTGCCTCCTTTTCTACCCACCCAGAATCTTAGTCCAGGAGAATGGAACATGCTTAGAGTGGAGAGGGGGTGCTGTGGGTGGGGAGCTTCAGAGTGCATGTGTGTTTGaccatgtgtgtgtgcgtgcacccATATATAAGCACATACAAGACTGGAGGTCTGTGGAGGAAGGGGTGGTATGGGGAAAAGGGACTGTCAGTACCAGAATGAAGGAGGCCCTGTGAACATGCGTCACAGGACATTAAAACCTTAAAGTTAGCAGTTTCTCCATGATCTTCCTAACAGGTCCCCAAATATGGGTGGCCAGCGATGTCCATGATCAAAATCTTGGGATCTGTGCTCTCATCTGTCTATGCTcacatttgccttttctttggGAGGGGTATTCCTGTTTGTGACTACCATACTCGCTCCCTGGCCCTTCACTTGATCTTTTGGGGCACCAGCCAGGGCTGGGTATTACTGTGTGAGCACATTCTACTTGGTCCCAAAGTCCCACCATCTCTCCCCATTTAGTTTGGGTAGTGACTGTGAGGGTCACTGTTTTACTTCTGGTTCCTAGTTGGCTATAAATTTCAAACCTGGCCATAAGAGCTGGATACTGCTAGAGGCCATGGGGAATTGTGGTCAAGAGCAGGGTCATCACGCTCTGACACTTAGGGCCTGCATCTTGGCTCTGTCACTTAGTAAATGCAGGACTCTGGCAGGTCGTATTGTCTCTTTCAGCCTCAGTGTCTTCCTTTGTAATGTGGGAATAACGTTATCTGCCTTTAGGGGATTCCATAAGATGTGTTGTAAAGCGCTTAGCACCATGCTTGGCTCCTAGGACATACTAAAGACATATATGTTCTTATTGGTTTTGTTCACTTTTCCCCTTTGCTTCAACCGGGTCATCAGAATTTCTCAGTGTCTGCTCTCTCTGTTGCCGGTCTGAGAGAATGCACCTGTTCTGCGAGAGGCCTTCTGTGCATGCGCGCTCAAGTGGGGTTCCCTTCCCGCAATTTACTAGCCAGCAGCGTTCATCTCCTTCTTGGCATGTTCCACAGCCTCTGACACGCCTTTATCTGTTTACATTGTCAGTCTGTCTCTTCTGATGGAGCTTGAGTTCTGGGGAGGCGGGAGGCTCATCTGTGGCAGTCTTTGTTGGCATCCCCAGGGCCGGTGCCATCTCAATAAGTATTTTGTTGGATGAGTGCATCAAAATGATGCAGCGTTGGGCAGAGTCCTTGGTGGCGACCGGTGGAGAAGGACATCCTGCAAGGCTGCCATGGGCCAAAAGTAGGCTTACAGCGGCATGTTGTTCTCTTTCTAAACGGTATATTCTGCTTTCTATTTCATATCctgaaaaagaatcgaattt
This genomic interval carries:
- the LOC140616224 gene encoding dnaJ homolog subfamily B member 3-like, with amino-acid sequence MVDYYEVLGVPRRASAEAIKKAYRKLALRWHPDKNPENKEEAERRFKQVAQAYEVLSDARKRDVYDRYGEAGVEGGGGSGPCHDPFEYVFTFRDPAEVFREFFGGQDPFSAFDFFGDPLESVVGGRRSSRGGGGGRGTVPFFSAFSEFPAFGGGFSSLDTGFSSLGNGGLSSFSMSYGSGGTGNFKSVSTSTEIVNGKKITTKRTVENGQERVEVEEDGELKSLVINGKEQLLRLDTK